In Kitasatospora gansuensis, a genomic segment contains:
- a CDS encoding CchlQ, with product MEWGTLVATLGGAVIAISGTVLADRLRNRHEDDRGLGARRREVYTAFIAAAGTTHTQLVKIAQTSADPARADEADPASRAALVDSGLYDVRERLYIDASEPVAGAGQRMFELLRELRRVVGSGAPQSSTAFHEAYHPYIEAVWAYRVAVRAELEGRSLTPAVFGWAAWDGRERCPVCRTVPAPAG from the coding sequence GTGGAGTGGGGGACGTTGGTCGCGACGCTGGGCGGCGCCGTGATCGCGATATCCGGCACGGTGCTGGCCGACCGGCTGCGCAACCGGCACGAGGACGACCGCGGTCTCGGCGCCCGCCGCCGGGAGGTGTACACCGCCTTCATCGCCGCCGCGGGCACCACCCACACCCAGCTGGTCAAGATCGCCCAGACCTCGGCCGACCCCGCCCGGGCCGACGAGGCCGATCCGGCCAGCCGGGCCGCGCTGGTGGACTCCGGGCTCTACGACGTCCGCGAGCGGCTCTACATCGACGCCAGCGAACCGGTCGCCGGTGCGGGCCAGCGGATGTTCGAGCTTCTGCGCGAGCTGCGCCGGGTGGTGGGCTCCGGCGCGCCGCAGTCCTCGACCGCCTTCCACGAGGCGTACCACCCCTACATCGAGGCGGTCTGGGCCTACCGAGTCGCGGTCCGCGCCGAGTTGGAGGGCCGGTCGCTCACCCCGGCGGTCTTCGGCTGGGCAGCCTGGGACGGCCGCGAACGCTGCCCGGTCTGCCGCACCGTCCCCGCGCCGGCCGGCTGA
- a CDS encoding AAA family ATPase, producing the protein MISVRFSGLLREFRRNSGLTQQELADLSALSVRAVRDLESGRVHRPRRETVRLLVTTLRLEGARRAAFEEAAAAEPAEPAPPNSPFTMLGRADEVRALLELLRSGGQRLISLTGLPGVGKTRLATEVAERLRASGWQICWHPGGRPPVGDTLLVLDGAPPSDPGIAELLRRHPGLRVLATATGPLRLPGERVMPLAPLAAPRPAPGADPAALLRQDAVQLFLSHVRRVRPGYQFAAGEVAVVAELCRRLDGLPAAIEHAADWCLIHPPHRLLAWAREDPLAVACSPVADGTGPDLRTAVRTAAEELGSGPGQLLRLLAVSGRPRTFEEIVGYVGRPAAEVARGVHALLLRGLIRSAPGSGVECFAVPGLVRRALAELPLPGVRLLAAV; encoded by the coding sequence ATGATTTCCGTCCGATTCTCCGGGCTGCTCCGGGAATTCCGCAGGAACTCGGGACTGACCCAGCAGGAACTGGCCGACCTCTCCGCGCTGAGCGTGCGAGCGGTACGGGACCTGGAGTCCGGCCGGGTGCACCGGCCGCGCCGGGAGACCGTCCGGCTGCTGGTCACCACCCTGCGCCTGGAGGGCGCCCGCCGAGCCGCCTTCGAGGAGGCCGCCGCGGCCGAGCCCGCCGAACCGGCCCCTCCCAACAGTCCGTTCACCATGCTCGGCCGGGCCGACGAGGTCCGCGCACTGCTGGAACTGCTGCGCTCCGGCGGGCAGCGGCTGATCTCGCTCACCGGACTTCCCGGCGTCGGCAAGACCCGGCTCGCCACCGAGGTGGCCGAACGGCTCCGGGCGAGCGGCTGGCAGATCTGCTGGCACCCGGGCGGCCGGCCCCCCGTCGGCGACACCCTGCTGGTGCTCGACGGCGCACCGCCGAGCGACCCTGGCATCGCTGAACTCCTGCGCAGGCACCCCGGTTTGCGGGTGCTGGCGACCGCCACCGGACCGCTCCGACTGCCGGGCGAACGGGTGATGCCGCTGGCCCCGCTGGCCGCTCCCCGGCCCGCCCCCGGCGCCGACCCGGCCGCACTGCTCCGGCAGGACGCCGTACAGCTCTTCCTCTCCCACGTCCGCCGGGTCCGGCCCGGCTACCAGTTCGCCGCGGGCGAGGTGGCCGTGGTGGCCGAGCTCTGCCGACGGCTGGACGGGCTGCCGGCCGCGATCGAGCACGCCGCCGACTGGTGCCTGATCCACCCGCCGCACCGGCTGCTGGCCTGGGCCAGGGAGGACCCGCTGGCGGTGGCCTGCTCCCCGGTCGCCGACGGCACCGGGCCCGACCTGCGCACCGCCGTCCGTACGGCGGCCGAGGAACTCGGCTCGGGCCCCGGCCAGTTGCTCCGCCTGCTGGCGGTCAGCGGCCGGCCCAGGACCTTCGAGGAGATCGTCGGCTACGTCGGCCGGCCGGCCGCCGAGGTGGCCAGGGGCGTGCACGCGCTGCTGCTGCGCGGGCTGATCCGCAGTGCTCCGGGCAGTGGCGTCGAGTGCTTCGCCGTACCCGGCCTGGTCCGCCGCGCGCTCGCCGAACTCCCGCTGCCGGGCGTCCGGCTGCTCGCCGCGGTCTGA
- a CDS encoding bestrophin-like domain has product MALSALLVVLSAAALSAALAWLSHRTAYRTRLPDTGPALGTAAGAVLSFFVVTMAFLLVNSTGALSVARQNNYAEAGAVVDLYLAAEKLPDPARREIRSRSESYLNEVIGVEWPQMATGHLDLTSFRTTYQLRRTVLDLPTTTPATTVRDARQAIAALMTQRRIRTTAAGDGAPNFLLATLIGAAVLSVLFLLLLGWPKGRRGIVTIAVVGGLLAFSIWLVLQINHPYGAGIRVAPDAFHEALDRIHLIDRAGY; this is encoded by the coding sequence ATGGCACTGTCAGCCCTGCTGGTCGTCCTCTCCGCGGCGGCCTTGTCCGCGGCCCTCGCCTGGCTGAGCCATCGGACGGCCTACCGCACCCGGCTGCCCGACACCGGTCCCGCGCTCGGCACCGCCGCCGGGGCGGTGCTCTCCTTCTTCGTCGTCACCATGGCGTTCCTGCTGGTCAATTCGACCGGAGCGCTGTCCGTCGCGCGGCAGAACAACTACGCCGAGGCCGGGGCGGTGGTCGACCTCTACCTCGCCGCCGAGAAGCTCCCCGACCCGGCCAGGCGCGAGATCCGGAGCCGGAGCGAGTCCTACCTGAACGAGGTCATCGGTGTCGAGTGGCCGCAGATGGCGACCGGCCACCTCGACCTGACCAGCTTCCGCACCACCTACCAACTCCGCCGGACCGTCCTGGACCTGCCCACCACCACCCCCGCCACCACGGTCCGGGACGCCCGGCAGGCCATCGCCGCGCTGATGACCCAGCGCCGGATCCGCACCACCGCGGCCGGTGACGGTGCGCCGAACTTCCTGCTGGCCACCCTGATCGGGGCGGCCGTCCTGTCGGTGCTCTTCCTGCTGCTGCTCGGCTGGCCCAAGGGACGGCGGGGCATCGTCACCATCGCCGTGGTCGGCGGACTGCTCGCCTTCTCCATCTGGCTGGTGCTCCAGATCAACCACCCGTACGGCGCCGGCATCCGGGTCGCACCGGACGCCTTCCACGAGGCCCTGGACCGGATCCACCTGATCGACCGGGCCGGCTACTGA
- a CDS encoding helix-turn-helix transcriptional regulator, whose product MGSVAPGISSLLGQLGQEELELFQHVVERQQVDGDELRAGPAGSARVDRLLELRLLKRSATRPGMLVAGVPAAAASELLAPALQEIEERRREVEATRERLTVFQNIYEQARFTPGDSGGVQRLTDLDSVRSIITELADRAEHEILTSQPGGARRDDVLKESLEKTERVLRRGVRMRTLYQHTAQFSTVTVEYVDHVSRIGAEIRTLGDGFMRMLAFDQSAAVIAMRDSDTGCLLLRDPSLVDFAIGAFERAWTSATPFPENYSQERVLAISEDMKLSIVRLLVQGLEDRAIARRMGMSLRTCQRHVSDIMDKLGARSRLHAGFLISELGVDLNPTGTLGGPAAARAGE is encoded by the coding sequence TTGGGCTCCGTAGCACCTGGCATCTCCTCGTTATTGGGCCAACTCGGCCAGGAGGAGCTGGAGTTGTTCCAGCACGTGGTCGAGCGGCAACAGGTGGACGGCGACGAGCTGCGGGCCGGCCCGGCCGGCTCCGCGCGGGTCGACCGGCTGCTGGAGCTCAGGCTGCTCAAACGCTCGGCCACCCGCCCCGGGATGCTGGTGGCCGGGGTGCCGGCGGCGGCGGCGAGCGAGCTGCTGGCCCCGGCCCTGCAGGAGATCGAGGAGCGCCGCCGTGAGGTCGAGGCGACCAGGGAACGGCTGACGGTCTTTCAGAACATCTACGAGCAGGCCAGGTTCACCCCCGGCGACTCCGGCGGCGTGCAGCGGCTGACCGACCTGGACAGCGTCCGCTCGATCATCACCGAGCTGGCCGACCGGGCCGAGCACGAGATCCTCACCTCCCAGCCGGGCGGCGCCCGTCGGGACGACGTGCTCAAGGAGTCGCTGGAGAAGACCGAGCGGGTGCTGAGACGCGGGGTGCGGATGCGCACCCTGTACCAGCACACCGCCCAGTTCAGCACGGTGACGGTGGAGTACGTCGACCACGTCTCCCGGATCGGCGCCGAGATCCGCACCCTCGGCGACGGGTTCATGCGGATGCTGGCCTTCGACCAGTCGGCCGCCGTGATCGCGATGCGCGACAGCGACACCGGCTGCCTGCTGCTCCGCGACCCGAGCCTGGTGGACTTCGCCATCGGCGCCTTCGAGCGCGCCTGGACCAGCGCCACGCCCTTCCCGGAGAACTACAGCCAGGAGCGGGTGCTGGCGATCTCCGAGGACATGAAGCTGTCCATCGTCCGGCTGCTGGTCCAGGGCCTGGAGGACCGGGCGATCGCCCGCCGGATGGGCATGTCGCTGCGCACCTGCCAGCGCCACGTCTCCGACATCATGGACAAGCTCGGCGCCCGCAGCCGGCTCCACGCGGGCTTCCTGATCAGCGAGTTGGGCGTCGACCTGAACCCCACCGGCACCCTGGGCGGCCCGGCGGCCGCCCGGGCCGGGGAGTAG
- a CDS encoding carbohydrate ABC transporter permease: protein MSSPTTAPARNRRTTSPAGLRPPRRRHSPARPRRSVLLTVLTWLVVLYALLPLLWLAISATKTQEGLAGSFGLWFGDDFALWDNIVQTFSYDDGVFGRWLLNTLLYVVLGAGGATLLAVLGGYALAKFDFPGRRAVFAVVIGAVAVPGTALAVPTFLMFSSMGLTDTPWAVIIPSLVSPFGLYLMWVFATEAIPAELMEAARVDGAGELRTFVQVCLPLLAPGMVTVLLFTVVQTWNNYFLPLIMIKNADWYPLTLGLNHWNAQARTAGGEPVFHLVVTGSLLTVVPLVAAFLLLQKHWQSGLAAGSVKE, encoded by the coding sequence ATGAGCAGCCCCACGACCGCCCCGGCCCGGAACCGACGGACCACCTCGCCCGCCGGCCTGCGCCCGCCCCGGCGGCGGCACAGCCCGGCCCGGCCCCGCCGCAGTGTCCTGCTGACCGTGCTCACCTGGCTGGTGGTGCTGTACGCGCTGCTGCCGTTGCTCTGGCTGGCCATCAGCGCCACCAAGACCCAGGAGGGGCTGGCCGGTTCGTTCGGCCTCTGGTTCGGTGACGACTTCGCGCTCTGGGACAACATCGTCCAGACCTTCAGCTACGACGACGGGGTCTTCGGCCGCTGGCTGCTGAACACCCTGCTGTACGTCGTGCTCGGCGCGGGCGGCGCCACCCTGCTCGCCGTCCTCGGCGGTTACGCCCTGGCGAAGTTCGACTTCCCCGGCCGGCGCGCGGTCTTCGCCGTCGTCATCGGCGCGGTCGCCGTGCCCGGCACCGCCCTCGCGGTCCCGACCTTCCTGATGTTCAGTTCGATGGGACTGACCGACACCCCCTGGGCCGTGATCATCCCCTCGCTGGTCTCACCCTTCGGCCTGTACCTGATGTGGGTCTTCGCCACCGAGGCCATCCCCGCCGAGCTGATGGAGGCCGCCCGCGTCGACGGTGCCGGTGAGCTGCGCACCTTCGTCCAGGTCTGCCTGCCGCTGCTGGCCCCCGGCATGGTGACCGTCCTGCTGTTCACGGTGGTGCAGACCTGGAACAACTACTTCCTGCCGCTCATCATGATCAAGAACGCCGACTGGTACCCGCTGACCCTGGGCCTCAACCACTGGAACGCCCAGGCCCGCACGGCCGGCGGCGAGCCCGTCTTCCACCTGGTGGTCACCGGCTCGCTGCTCACCGTCGTGCCGCTGGTCGCCGCGTTCCTGCTGCTCCAGAAGCACTGGCAGTCCGGCCTGGCGGCGGGCAGCGTCAAGGAGTAG
- a CDS encoding M9 family metallopeptidase, whose translation MRPSRIPMAQLGRLLTLAFAFILTLGFFAPQSRAASTAPAAPTGQPSTRAIPVPKSAEVPKDGRPTPGTATEAADAPKAAAQLPAAAPQSKQLRSAPAATQAACAFGNSTGSALVQQVKAASLDCVNSLFNLTGTEAQATFREAQMVTVANALRDSATSYNGTNSGSAGQLVLFLRAGYYVQWKYPDVVGTYNSPLQSAIRGGLDAFFAAPHAKDVTQANGETLAEAVTLIDSAQENARYTGVVKGLLNSFDSSWTGAMRDAVANTKTVIERGTELPAFVAALQADAGFAGAMAGLVTRNSSMINGGDLATDIGIQLGGLLAVPELKAQARPLVKDLVNRYPLVGATGPLTMNLAWFAEKRDTGNCSYYGLCDLPTRLVPLVLTVNHTCSPSLRIRAQQMTAAELAATCTSLANQDAFFHQLVKDGGPVAGDLNTALEVVVFDAYYDYSLYAWSMYDIEVDNGGMYLEGDPSKAGNQARFIAHEASWLRPAFSIWNLNHEYTHYLDGRYNMLGDFEAGVSTPTIMWVEGVAEYVSYSYRNVRYDDAIAQAAKGTYKLSELFNTTYENADSTRIYNWGYLAVRYMLQSHPQDVATLLGHYRAGNWAAARTLLTSTIGTRYDTDFATWLTACGAGNCGTLPPVQAPLCTAADARQFDKNCRRDNASATTGNYSYSFLYLPAGVQSLTITTAGGTGNADLYYNGGSWATTGSYLQKSTNSGNGETLTISNPPAGWVYFSLHAQQGFSGTTVTTQY comes from the coding sequence GTGCGACCCTCCCGGATACCGATGGCCCAGTTGGGCCGTCTGCTCACCCTCGCGTTCGCGTTCATCCTCACGCTCGGCTTCTTCGCCCCGCAGAGCCGCGCCGCGAGCACCGCCCCGGCCGCCCCCACCGGCCAGCCCTCGACCCGGGCCATTCCGGTGCCCAAGTCCGCCGAGGTGCCGAAGGACGGCCGCCCGACCCCGGGCACCGCGACCGAGGCCGCCGACGCGCCCAAGGCGGCCGCCCAACTGCCCGCCGCCGCACCGCAGTCCAAGCAACTGCGGTCCGCCCCGGCGGCCACTCAAGCCGCCTGCGCGTTCGGCAACAGCACCGGCAGCGCGCTGGTCCAGCAGGTCAAGGCCGCGAGCCTGGACTGCGTGAACTCGCTGTTCAACCTCACCGGGACCGAGGCCCAGGCCACCTTCCGCGAAGCCCAGATGGTGACCGTCGCCAACGCCCTTCGGGACAGCGCGACTTCGTACAACGGCACGAACTCCGGCTCGGCCGGTCAGCTGGTGCTCTTCCTGCGCGCGGGCTACTACGTGCAGTGGAAGTACCCGGACGTCGTCGGCACGTACAACTCCCCGCTGCAGAGCGCGATCCGGGGCGGGCTGGACGCGTTCTTCGCGGCCCCGCACGCCAAGGACGTCACCCAGGCCAACGGCGAGACCCTGGCCGAGGCCGTCACCCTGATCGACAGCGCCCAGGAGAACGCCCGCTACACCGGCGTGGTCAAGGGCCTGCTGAACAGCTTCGACAGCAGCTGGACCGGCGCCATGCGGGACGCGGTGGCCAACACCAAGACGGTGATCGAGCGCGGCACCGAGCTGCCCGCCTTCGTCGCCGCCCTGCAGGCCGACGCCGGCTTCGCCGGTGCGATGGCCGGCCTGGTCACCCGCAACAGCTCGATGATCAACGGCGGCGACCTGGCCACCGACATCGGCATCCAGCTCGGCGGTCTGCTCGCCGTCCCCGAACTCAAGGCGCAGGCCCGGCCACTGGTCAAGGACCTGGTCAACCGCTACCCGCTGGTCGGCGCGACCGGGCCGCTCACCATGAACCTGGCCTGGTTCGCCGAGAAGCGCGACACCGGCAACTGCTCGTACTACGGCCTCTGCGACCTGCCCACCCGGCTGGTCCCGCTGGTCCTGACGGTCAACCACACCTGCAGCCCGAGCCTGCGGATCCGCGCGCAGCAGATGACCGCCGCCGAGCTGGCCGCCACCTGCACCAGCCTGGCCAACCAGGACGCGTTCTTCCACCAGCTGGTCAAGGACGGCGGCCCGGTCGCGGGTGACCTGAACACCGCCCTCGAGGTGGTGGTCTTCGACGCCTACTACGACTACAGCCTCTACGCCTGGTCGATGTACGACATCGAGGTCGACAACGGCGGCATGTACCTGGAGGGCGACCCGTCCAAGGCCGGCAACCAGGCCCGCTTCATCGCCCACGAGGCCAGCTGGCTGCGCCCGGCGTTCTCGATCTGGAACCTCAACCACGAGTACACCCACTACCTCGACGGCCGCTACAACATGCTCGGCGACTTCGAGGCGGGCGTCTCCACCCCGACCATCATGTGGGTCGAGGGCGTCGCCGAGTACGTCTCCTACAGCTACCGCAACGTCCGCTACGACGACGCGATCGCCCAGGCCGCCAAGGGCACGTACAAGCTGAGCGAGCTGTTCAACACCACGTACGAGAACGCGGACTCCACCCGGATCTACAACTGGGGCTACCTGGCGGTCCGGTACATGCTCCAGTCGCACCCGCAGGACGTGGCCACGCTGCTCGGCCACTACCGCGCCGGCAACTGGGCGGCCGCCCGGACGCTGCTCACCTCCACCATCGGCACCCGCTACGACACGGACTTCGCCACCTGGCTGACCGCCTGCGGCGCCGGCAACTGCGGCACCCTGCCGCCGGTCCAGGCCCCGCTGTGCACCGCCGCCGACGCCCGTCAGTTCGACAAGAACTGCCGCCGCGACAACGCGAGCGCCACCACCGGGAACTACAGCTACAGCTTCCTGTACCTGCCCGCCGGCGTGCAGAGCCTGACCATCACCACCGCGGGTGGCACCGGCAACGCCGACCTCTACTACAACGGCGGCAGCTGGGCCACCACCGGCTCGTACCTGCAGAAGTCCACGAACAGCGGCAACGGCGAGACGCTGACCATCAGCAACCCGCCGGCCGGCTGGGTCTACTTCAGCCTCCACGCCCAGCAGGGCTTCTCCGGCACCACGGTCACCACGCAGTACTGA
- a CDS encoding beta-galactosidase produces the protein MTRTPLFQLPTTADGALPRLGFGADYNPEQWPREVWAEDVRLMRLAGVNLVSLAIFSWARIQPGPETWDFGWLDEVMDLLHAHGIAVDLATATASPPPWLTTAHPEILPVTASGETVWPGARQHWRPTSPVFREHALRLVAALAERYASHPALVAWHVSNELGCHNIYDYSDDAARAFRNWLRTRYGDLDTLNHAWGTAFWSQRYGDWEQILPPRLAASHPNPTQQLDFKRFSSDALKEHLRAERAILRAATPDVPVTTNFMVMGGTKGMNYADWAAEVDFVSNDHYVLPGPQSRDELSFSANLTGNLAGGRPWYLMEHSTSAVNWQPVNLAKRQGELARDSLLHVAHGADAVCFFQWRQSVAGAEKYHSAMVPHAGADSETFRAVAELGRVLGELAPLAGTRREPAQVAILFDWESWWASELDSHPTSLLDYRREALDWYSALLALGIRADVVTQHGDLERYRLLIAPVLHVVPAELATRLTRYAHQGGHLITTYFSGIVDQHDHIWLGGYPGALRDLLGIRIEEFGPLLEEDSVLLDDGLTGTLWTDRITVTDPATEILARYRSGEYTGRAALTRRAAGAGSAAYVSTRLGPDGLARVLPGLLDHADVRSELPEPARGRVELAVRTDGGQRYLFLVNRTDQAVPVPGLTGDPLIGGALLGADGLLLGPRDVAVLRAPSG, from the coding sequence ATGACCCGCACGCCCCTGTTCCAGCTGCCCACGACGGCCGACGGCGCGCTCCCCCGGCTCGGCTTCGGCGCCGACTACAACCCCGAGCAGTGGCCCAGAGAGGTCTGGGCGGAGGACGTCCGCCTGATGCGGCTCGCGGGGGTCAACCTCGTCTCGCTCGCGATCTTCTCCTGGGCCCGCATCCAACCCGGGCCCGAGACCTGGGACTTCGGCTGGCTCGACGAGGTCATGGACCTGCTGCACGCCCATGGGATCGCCGTCGACCTCGCCACCGCCACCGCCTCGCCGCCACCGTGGCTCACCACCGCGCATCCGGAGATCCTGCCGGTCACCGCCTCGGGGGAGACCGTGTGGCCGGGGGCCAGGCAGCACTGGCGGCCCACCTCGCCGGTCTTCCGCGAGCACGCCCTACGGCTGGTGGCCGCACTGGCCGAGCGGTACGCGAGCCACCCCGCCCTGGTGGCCTGGCACGTCAGCAACGAACTGGGCTGCCACAACATCTACGACTACTCCGACGACGCCGCGCGCGCCTTCCGGAACTGGCTGCGTACCCGCTACGGCGACCTGGACACGCTCAACCACGCCTGGGGCACGGCCTTCTGGTCCCAGCGCTACGGCGACTGGGAGCAGATCCTGCCGCCCCGGCTGGCCGCCTCCCACCCGAACCCCACCCAGCAGCTGGACTTCAAGCGGTTCTCCTCCGACGCGCTCAAGGAGCACCTGCGGGCGGAGCGGGCGATCCTGCGCGCGGCCACCCCGGACGTGCCCGTCACCACCAACTTCATGGTGATGGGCGGCACCAAGGGCATGAACTACGCCGACTGGGCGGCGGAGGTCGACTTCGTCTCCAACGACCACTACGTCCTCCCCGGACCGCAGAGCCGCGACGAGCTCTCCTTCTCGGCCAACCTCACCGGCAACCTCGCCGGCGGCCGGCCCTGGTACCTGATGGAACACTCCACCAGCGCCGTCAACTGGCAGCCGGTCAACCTGGCCAAGCGCCAGGGCGAACTGGCCCGCGACTCACTGCTGCACGTCGCCCACGGCGCCGACGCGGTCTGCTTCTTCCAGTGGCGCCAGTCGGTGGCCGGAGCCGAGAAGTACCACTCGGCGATGGTCCCGCATGCCGGCGCCGACAGCGAGACCTTCCGGGCCGTCGCCGAACTCGGCCGGGTCCTGGGAGAGTTGGCACCCCTGGCCGGCACCCGTCGGGAGCCCGCGCAGGTGGCGATCCTCTTCGACTGGGAGTCCTGGTGGGCGAGCGAGCTGGACTCCCACCCCACCTCACTGCTGGACTACCGCCGCGAAGCCCTCGACTGGTACTCCGCCCTCCTCGCCCTCGGCATCCGCGCCGACGTCGTCACCCAGCACGGCGACCTGGAGCGCTACCGGCTGCTGATCGCACCCGTCCTGCACGTCGTGCCGGCGGAGCTGGCCACCCGCCTGACCCGGTACGCCCATCAGGGGGGCCACCTGATCACCACCTACTTCTCCGGCATCGTGGACCAGCACGACCACATCTGGCTGGGCGGCTACCCCGGCGCGCTGCGCGACCTGCTCGGCATCCGGATCGAGGAGTTCGGACCGCTGCTCGAGGAGGACAGCGTGCTCCTGGACGACGGACTGACCGGCACCCTGTGGACCGACCGGATCACCGTGACCGACCCCGCCACCGAGATCCTGGCCCGCTACCGCTCCGGCGAGTACACCGGCCGGGCGGCCCTCACCCGCCGGGCGGCCGGTGCGGGATCGGCCGCCTACGTCTCCACCCGGCTCGGGCCCGACGGGCTCGCCCGGGTGCTGCCCGGCCTGCTCGACCACGCCGACGTACGCAGCGAGCTCCCCGAACCCGCGCGCGGCCGCGTCGAGTTGGCCGTCCGGACCGACGGCGGACAGCGCTACCTGTTCCTGGTCAACCGCACCGACCAGGCGGTGCCCGTCCCCGGACTCACCGGCGACCCGCTCATCGGCGGCGCCCTCCTCGGCGCGGACGGGCTGCTGCTCGGTCCACGCGACGTGGCCGTGCTGCGGGCGCCGTCGGGCTGA
- a CDS encoding carbohydrate ABC transporter permease, whose amino-acid sequence MAAQQSTASGPAPVRRARRSWAGWGFIGPFALVFALVFLAPIGYSIQLSLFQDRLIGGTTFVGLDNYQRALQDPQFWEGLGRVTLFLAVQVPVMLGIALLVALALDSGRLYGTSFLRVSVFLPYAVPAVVAALMWGFLYGTRFGLVGDVNEALGVTLPDPLSPQLVLAAIGNVVTWEFVGYNMLIFYSALRVIPHSLYEAAEIDGAGQWRIVAAIKLPAIRGALVIATIFSIIGSFQLFNEPSILQGLAPNAITTSYTPNLYTYSLSFAGQQHDYAATVAIVMGLITMVIAYVVQLRGMRKAA is encoded by the coding sequence ATGGCAGCACAGCAATCGACGGCCTCGGGCCCGGCACCGGTCCGACGGGCCCGGCGTTCCTGGGCGGGCTGGGGGTTCATCGGCCCGTTCGCCCTGGTCTTCGCCCTGGTCTTCCTCGCCCCGATCGGCTACTCGATCCAGCTGAGCCTCTTTCAGGACCGGCTGATCGGCGGCACCACCTTCGTGGGCCTGGACAACTACCAACGGGCGCTCCAGGACCCGCAGTTCTGGGAGGGCCTGGGACGGGTGACACTCTTCCTGGCCGTCCAGGTCCCGGTCATGCTGGGCATCGCGCTCCTGGTCGCCCTGGCTCTGGACAGCGGCCGGCTGTACGGCACGAGCTTCCTGCGGGTGTCGGTCTTCCTGCCCTACGCCGTGCCCGCCGTGGTCGCCGCCCTGATGTGGGGCTTCCTGTACGGCACCCGATTCGGCCTGGTCGGCGACGTCAACGAGGCCCTGGGCGTCACGCTGCCCGACCCGCTCTCACCGCAGCTCGTGCTGGCCGCCATCGGCAACGTGGTGACCTGGGAGTTCGTCGGCTACAACATGCTCATCTTCTACTCGGCGCTGCGGGTGATCCCGCACTCGCTGTACGAGGCCGCCGAGATCGACGGTGCAGGGCAGTGGCGGATCGTCGCCGCCATCAAGCTCCCGGCGATCCGGGGCGCCCTGGTCATCGCCACCATCTTCTCGATCATCGGCAGCTTCCAGCTCTTCAACGAGCCGAGCATCCTGCAGGGGCTGGCGCCCAACGCGATCACCACCTCGTACACCCCCAACCTCTACACGTACTCGCTGTCGTTCGCCGGGCAGCAGCACGACTACGCCGCGACCGTCGCCATCGTCATGGGACTGATCACCATGGTGATCGCCTACGTCGTCCAGCTGCGCGGCATGCGAAAGGCAGCGTGA
- a CDS encoding cobalamin B12-binding domain-containing protein: MELDNHPCPPALGPGTHGLDVVVTSVASDAHTWNLIYLQLLLEELGHRVTNLGSCVPDQLMVDECRTRRPDLIVLSTVNGHGLNDGRRVIGQLRDCAELRTTPIVIGGKLGISGAEQGSHVGELVDAGFDAVFEDSAGIVGFHDFVRALPAGRRALPTGGVR, from the coding sequence ATGGAGCTGGACAATCACCCCTGCCCGCCCGCCCTCGGGCCGGGCACCCACGGCCTGGACGTCGTGGTCACCAGTGTGGCCTCCGACGCGCACACCTGGAACCTGATCTACCTTCAGCTGCTGCTTGAGGAGCTCGGCCACCGGGTGACCAACCTCGGCTCCTGTGTGCCGGACCAGCTGATGGTCGACGAGTGCCGGACCCGCCGCCCCGACCTGATCGTCCTCTCCACCGTGAACGGCCACGGCCTGAACGACGGCCGCCGGGTGATCGGACAGCTGCGGGACTGCGCCGAGCTGCGCACCACCCCGATCGTGATCGGCGGCAAGCTCGGCATCTCCGGTGCCGAACAGGGCTCGCACGTCGGCGAGTTGGTGGACGCCGGGTTCGACGCGGTGTTCGAGGACAGCGCGGGCATCGTCGGCTTCCACGACTTCGTCCGGGCCCTGCCGGCCGGCCGCCGGGCGCTGCCGACCGGGGGTGTCCGATGA
- a CDS encoding GNAT family N-acetyltransferase gives MTEIRTPRLLLRRWTEYDLAPMAEINADPVVMEWIGDGSVLDLEQTAEAIERWEDGWDDEGFGLFAVELLGSGELAGFAGLSVPWFLPEVLPAVEIGWRLGRQFWGQGYASEAAHAALEFAHEDRALDRVISIARVGNEASENVMRKLGMELDHETTDPATGHRLSIHAIDLTQYV, from the coding sequence ATGACCGAGATTCGCACGCCCCGACTCCTGCTCCGCCGCTGGACCGAGTACGACCTCGCCCCGATGGCCGAGATCAACGCCGACCCGGTGGTCATGGAGTGGATCGGCGACGGCTCCGTGCTCGACCTGGAGCAGACCGCCGAGGCGATCGAGCGCTGGGAGGACGGCTGGGACGACGAGGGCTTCGGCCTGTTCGCCGTCGAGCTGCTCGGCTCGGGCGAACTGGCGGGCTTCGCCGGCCTCTCGGTCCCGTGGTTCCTCCCCGAGGTCCTGCCCGCCGTCGAGATCGGCTGGCGCCTCGGCCGCCAGTTCTGGGGCCAGGGCTACGCCTCCGAAGCTGCCCACGCCGCCCTGGAGTTCGCCCACGAGGACCGCGCCCTCGACCGCGTGATCAGCATCGCCCGGGTCGGCAACGAAGCCTCCGAGAACGTCATGCGCAAGCTCGGCATGGAACTCGACCACGAGACCACCGACCCGGCCACCGGCCACCGGCTGAGCATCCACGCGATCGACCTGACCCAGTACGTCTGA